The nucleotide sequence TCTTTTACGAACGAGCAATTAACAAATTGGCGCAAGGATGATAGAAAAGGGGTACAACAGCTCCTACGCCAATACGATAAAGAGCAAGAACGTATTATACAAGAAAAAGAACAATTCGAATCCATGAGAGGATACGAACGATCAATCTGGAAAAATGGTTTTCGCTATATAGCAGGGATTGATGAGGTAGGGCGTGGTCCTTTAGCAGGTCCAGTAGTCGCTGCTGCAGTTATATTAACGCCTGATTTTTACTTACCAGGCTTAACAGATTCCAAGCAAGTTAGTGCAAAAAAACGAGAGATATTTTTCCAATACATCGTGGACCACGCTAAAAGCTATGGCATAGGAATCATAAATCGGGAAGAAATTGACCGGATTAATATTTATCAAGCTACGAAACAAGCAATGGAACGTGCAATATCACAGTTAGCAGTGAAACCAGATCATCTCCTGATTGATGCTGTTACATTAGATACAAATACTCCTAGCACTTCCATTGTAAAAGGCGATCAA is from Radiobacillus kanasensis and encodes:
- a CDS encoding ribonuclease HII; this translates as MITYTISDIKKLLATNSFTNEQLTNWRKDDRKGVQQLLRQYDKEQERIIQEKEQFESMRGYERSIWKNGFRYIAGIDEVGRGPLAGPVVAAAVILTPDFYLPGLTDSKQVSAKKREIFFQYIVDHAKSYGIGIINREEIDRINIYQATKQAMERAISQLAVKPDHLLIDAVTLDTNTPSTSIVKGDQKSVSIAAASIVAKVTRDRMMIEYDVQYPEYRFASNMGYGTKEHLEAIQAHGITPIHRRSFSPVQEYKEG